One segment of Ricinus communis isolate WT05 ecotype wild-type chromosome 8, ASM1957865v1, whole genome shotgun sequence DNA contains the following:
- the LOC8261707 gene encoding probable tRNA N6-adenosine threonylcarbamoyltransferase encodes MKKMIALGFEGSANKIGVGVVTLDGTILSNPRHTYITPPGQGFLPRETAQHHLEHVLPLVKSALETAQVTPDDIDCLCYTKGPGMGAPLQVSAIVIRVLSQLWKKPIIAVNHCVAHIEMGRIVTGADDPVVLYVSGGNTQVIAYSEGRYRIFGETIDIAVGNCLDRFARVLQLSNDPAPGYNIEQLAKKGEQFIDLPYVVKGMDVSFSGILSFIEATAEEKLKNNECTPADLCYSLQETVFAMLVEITERAMAHCDKKDVLIVGGVGCNERLQEMMRIMCAERGGMLYATDDRYCIDNGAMIAYTGLLAFAHGTTTPLEESTFTQRFRTDEVHAIWREKEEATEVN; translated from the exons atgaagaaaatgatAGCTTTAGGATTTGAGGGTTCAGCTAACAAGATTGGAGTTGGTGTTGTGACTTTAGATGGTACAATTTTATCAAACCCTAGACACACTTACATTACGCCTCCTGGTCAAGGATTCTTACCCCGCGAAACAGCTCAGCATCATTTAGAACATGTGCTTCCATTGGTTAAATCTGCTTTAGAAACTGCTCAAGTAACTCCTGATGATATTGATTGCCTTTGTTACACTAAAGGACCTGGCATGGGAGCACCACTGCAAGTTTCTGCTATTGTTATTCGGGTTCTTTCGCAGCTGTGGAAGAAGCCTATTATTGCAGTTAATCACTGTGTTGCACATATTGAGATGGGTAGGATTGTTACTGGGGCAGATGATCCTGTTGTGTTGTATGTTAGTGGTGGGAATACACAGGTTATTGCTTATAGTGAAGGGCGATACCGGATCTTTGGAGAGACTATTGATATTGCTGTTGGCAATTGTTTGGATCGATTTGCCAGAGTTTTACAACTTTCTAATGATCCAGCTCCTGGATATAATATTGAGCAG CTTGCTAAGAAAGGAGAGCAATTTATTGACCTTCCATATGTTGTCAAAGGGATGGATGTTTCTTTTAGTGGAATATTGAGCTTTATTGAAGCTACTGCAGAGGagaaacttaaaaataatgagTGTACACCTGCAGACTTGTGCTATTCCCTACAG GAAACTGTGTTTGCTATGCTTGTAGAGATCACAGAGCGGGCAATGGCACATTGTGACAAGAAAGATGTTCTTATTGTTGGTGGTGTGGGTTGCAATGAGCGTTTGCAAGAGATGATGAGAATAATGTGCGCTGAGAGGGGTGGAATGCTGTATGCAACTGATGACAGGTATTGCATTGACAATGGAGCTATGATTGCATATACTGGTCTTCTGGCTTTTGCTCATGGCACAACAACTCCGCTAGAAGAATCCACTTTCACCCAAAGGTTCAGAACTGATGAAGTCCATGCAATCTGGAGAGAAAAAGAGGAAGCAACTGAGGTCAACTGA